Proteins encoded by one window of Lathyrus oleraceus cultivar Zhongwan6 chromosome 1, CAAS_Psat_ZW6_1.0, whole genome shotgun sequence:
- the LOC127098835 gene encoding uncharacterized protein LOC127098835: protein MKSKPLFEGIYESLPLEIIVSSLHMDEREAEANLETKGNTKGFSLSFLLERAHTLLKAENWDACYSAIVLAIYGIILFPNMDGFIDMAAICVFLTGNPITTLLADVYYYISHMYTKKKGMIACCAPLLYQWFLEHLPKTGLWIEQTDVSWPQRLGSLRSEDLSWYSKEYINMDIILSCGDFPNLPLIGIQGCVNYNPVLSLRQLGYPMEGPPEARSLKDFLLLDFGVENPSLFQRIREAWKNVNPKGRADLGRANGITKEPYFHWVKERVEMIKMPFVTRTPVPLPKPKLTHIPIEEVDELKTTMEKLEI from the coding sequence ATGAAGAGCAAGCCACTATTTGAAGGGATATATGAATCTTTGCCCCTCGAGATCATTGTTAGCTCACTTCACATGGACGAAAGGGAAGCAGAGGCTAACCTAGAGACCAaagggaataccaaaggattttcgctaagttttctcttggaaagaGCTCATACCCTACTAAAAGCAGAAAATTGGGACGCTTGTTACTCTGCTATTGTGCTGGCCATCTATGGCATCATCCTGTTCCCAAATATGGATGGCTTCATAGACATGGCTGCTATTTGCGTTTTCCTTACTGGAAACCCAATAACCACCTTGTTAGCTGATGTTTACTATTACATAAGCCATATGTACACCAAGAAGAAAGGGAtgattgcttgttgtgctcctttaCTATATCAGTGGTTTCTTGAGCATCTCCCGAAGACAGGTCTTTGGATAGAACAGACAGATGTTAGTTGGCCTCAGAGATTGGGATCACTCCGATCCGAAGATCTTTCTTGGTATTCCAAAGAATACATCAACATGGACATCATATTAAGCTGTGGAGATTTCCCTAATCTACCACTAATTGGAATTCAAGGATGTGTGAATTATAACCCGGTTCTATCACTAAGACAACTTGGGTACCCAATGGAAGGCCCTCCAGAGGCAAGGTCTTTGAAAGATTTCTTGTTGCTTGACTTTGGGGTTGAGAATCCTAGCTTGTTCCAACGAATCAGAGAGGCTTGGAAGAATGTCAATCCAAAGGGGAGAGCTGATTTGGGGAGAGCTaatgggattacaaaagaaccatattttcatTGGGTAAAGGAAAGGGTGGAGATGATCAAAATGCCATTCGTCACTCGGACACCTGTACCTCTTCCTAAACCTAAGCTCACCCATATCCCTATTGAAGAAGTGGATGAACTCAAGACCACCATGGAAAAGTTGGAAATATAG